One window from the genome of Mycolicibacterium gadium encodes:
- a CDS encoding uracil-xanthine permease family protein, with translation MALLTWTKVDASADDDFVVAPDERLDWFRTIGIGAQHVVAMFGATFLVPVLTGFPPATTLLFSGIGTVLFLLITGNRLPSYLGSSFSVIAPVTAAVASNGTGSALGGLVAVGVALIVIGAVVHLVGTHWIDVTLPPVVTGAIVALIGFNLAPAAKTNFEQGPLVGIVTLVLLLATLALFRGIIGRLAIFIAVFAGYLLALILGEVDTSGIKAAPWVGLPEFQTPTFTLAVLPMFLPAVIALVAENIGHVKSVGQMTGTDVDPVTGRALAADGVATTLAGFGGGSATTTYAENIGVMAATRVYSTAAYWVAAAVAIALSLCPKVGAAISAIPAGVLGGATVVLYGLVGILGVRIWLTNGVDFSKPINQMTAAIPLVIGIADFTWQAGNLTFTGIALGSIAALAVYHGMRLLGFRRASDRSDVADPAPELH, from the coding sequence ATGGCTCTCCTGACATGGACGAAGGTCGATGCAAGTGCCGACGACGACTTCGTCGTCGCGCCTGACGAACGGCTCGACTGGTTCCGCACGATCGGCATCGGCGCACAACACGTCGTGGCGATGTTCGGCGCGACCTTCCTGGTGCCGGTACTCACCGGATTTCCGCCGGCGACCACCCTGCTGTTCTCCGGTATCGGCACGGTGCTGTTCCTGCTGATCACCGGCAACCGGCTGCCGAGTTATCTCGGTTCGAGCTTCTCGGTGATCGCTCCGGTCACCGCGGCCGTCGCGTCGAACGGGACGGGCAGCGCCCTTGGCGGCCTGGTGGCGGTCGGTGTCGCACTGATCGTCATCGGCGCCGTCGTGCATCTGGTCGGCACGCACTGGATCGATGTGACCCTGCCTCCGGTGGTCACCGGCGCGATCGTCGCGCTGATCGGCTTCAACCTCGCGCCCGCAGCGAAGACGAACTTCGAGCAGGGCCCGCTCGTGGGCATCGTCACGCTGGTGCTGTTGCTGGCGACGCTGGCGTTGTTCCGCGGCATCATCGGACGACTCGCGATCTTCATCGCCGTGTTCGCGGGGTACCTGCTGGCGCTGATCCTGGGCGAGGTCGACACCTCGGGTATCAAGGCCGCACCCTGGGTGGGGCTTCCCGAGTTCCAGACCCCGACCTTCACGTTGGCGGTGTTGCCGATGTTCCTGCCCGCCGTCATCGCCCTGGTGGCCGAGAACATCGGGCACGTCAAGTCGGTCGGCCAGATGACCGGCACCGACGTCGATCCGGTGACGGGCCGCGCGCTGGCCGCCGACGGCGTGGCGACGACGCTGGCGGGCTTCGGCGGCGGTTCGGCGACCACCACGTACGCGGAGAACATCGGCGTCATGGCCGCCACCCGCGTCTATTCGACGGCGGCGTACTGGGTTGCCGCGGCGGTCGCCATCGCGCTATCGCTGTGCCCGAAGGTTGGCGCCGCCATCTCGGCCATCCCAGCAGGAGTGCTCGGCGGGGCTACGGTTGTCCTGTACGGATTGGTCGGCATTCTCGGCGTGCGGATATGGCTGACGAATGGAGTCGACTTCTCCAAGCCGATCAACCAGATGACCGCGGCCATCCCCCTTGTCATCGGCATCGCCGACTTCACCTGGCAGGCAGGCAATTTGACGTTCACCGGTATCGCGCTAGGGTCGATCGCCGCCCTGGCCGTGTATCACGGCATGCGGCTGCTGGGTTTCAGACGGGCTAGCGACCGCTCCGATGTCGCTGATCCCGCACCGGAACTCCATTGA